In Pedobacter sp. SL55, the following proteins share a genomic window:
- a CDS encoding tetratricopeptide repeat-containing sensor histidine kinase: protein MTRLYLLFISLFLLSCSANQQNNKRDKDANPFHDQAYTYRDTQKPDSAFIFFEKAKEIFLQRRDSIGVANCLVNSAIISTNIGDYFGGQELSLEALSYLNEEKKEDYPYLHSNYNNLAIANERLRNYDNAIKFYDLAIKFATDSSSILLYLNNKANAYQGSKQYKNALAIYNRLLQKSKRDKITYAMILSNVAVTKWHLNLGYNPLPELKIALSIRQKEQDLWGLNSSYHYIADYYAKYQPDSALYYAKKMLANAQQLNSADDQLFALQKLIKFSPKPNRDAYFDRYLKLDDSLQTARNLAKNRFALIKFETEKHKADNLVLQKKNTEKTYQIIIITIIAILILATGLFWYKKRQQHIKLIAEKAIKENQLKTSKKVHDVVANGLYRVMIEIENQDEIDKEAILDKIEDMYEKSRDISYDQTPTILIDFHKKVKNLINSFSSPVVTAKINGNTKQLWEKTTAKVQFEIEHILQELMVNMAKHSGATQVSVSFEHNNQEIKIYYKDNGVGIPKSAQFKNGLTNTGNRIKNISGSITFETLTETGLEIKISFPIS from the coding sequence GTGACACGCCTCTACCTACTTTTTATTAGTCTTTTTTTACTTTCGTGCTCTGCAAACCAGCAGAACAATAAGAGAGATAAAGACGCAAATCCTTTTCACGACCAAGCTTATACCTACAGAGATACTCAAAAACCAGACAGTGCATTTATCTTCTTTGAAAAAGCAAAAGAAATTTTTCTTCAACGCAGAGATAGTATCGGCGTAGCCAACTGTTTGGTAAACTCGGCAATCATCTCTACTAACATAGGAGATTACTTTGGCGGACAAGAACTCTCTCTCGAAGCACTATCCTATCTAAATGAAGAGAAAAAAGAAGATTATCCCTACCTCCACTCCAACTACAACAATCTGGCTATTGCCAATGAACGTCTCAGAAATTATGATAACGCTATTAAATTTTATGATCTAGCAATTAAATTCGCTACAGATTCCAGCTCAATTTTACTTTACCTAAACAACAAAGCAAATGCCTATCAAGGATCAAAACAATATAAAAACGCCTTAGCTATTTATAACAGATTATTACAAAAAAGTAAAAGAGATAAGATAACTTATGCAATGATATTATCTAATGTAGCGGTCACAAAATGGCACCTAAATCTAGGTTACAATCCATTGCCCGAACTAAAAATAGCCTTAAGCATACGTCAAAAAGAACAAGACTTATGGGGCTTAAATTCTAGCTATCATTACATTGCCGATTACTATGCCAAATATCAACCCGATTCTGCGCTGTACTACGCTAAGAAAATGTTAGCCAATGCACAGCAATTAAATAGTGCCGATGACCAGCTATTCGCCCTGCAAAAGCTCATCAAATTTAGCCCTAAACCAAATAGAGATGCTTACTTTGATCGTTACCTTAAACTAGACGACAGTTTACAAACAGCTAGAAACCTTGCTAAAAACCGTTTTGCACTCATTAAGTTTGAAACCGAAAAACATAAAGCAGATAATTTAGTCTTACAGAAAAAGAATACCGAAAAAACTTACCAGATCATCATTATTACTATCATTGCTATTTTAATTTTAGCTACAGGATTATTTTGGTATAAAAAACGCCAACAGCACATTAAGCTAATTGCAGAAAAAGCAATTAAAGAAAATCAACTTAAAACTTCTAAAAAAGTACATGATGTGGTTGCCAATGGTCTTTATAGGGTAATGATCGAAATCGAAAATCAAGATGAAATAGATAAAGAAGCAATATTGGATAAAATAGAAGATATGTATGAGAAATCTAGGGATATTTCATACGATCAGACACCAACGATATTGATCGATTTCCATAAAAAAGTAAAAAACTTGATTAATTCCTTCTCATCACCAGTTGTTACCGCAAAAATTAATGGCAATACCAAACAATTGTGGGAGAAAACAACTGCAAAAGTACAATTTGAAATAGAACATATTTTGCAAGAATTAATGGTAAACATGGCGAAACATAGTGGCGCAACCCAAGTGTCAGTTTCATTTGAGCACAATAACCAAGAAATTAAGATATACTATAAAGATAACGGTGTTGGTATTCCTAAAAGCGCTCAATTTAAAAATGGATTGACAAATACGGGAAACCGTATTAAAAATATTTCGGGGTCAATTACTTTTGAAACATTAACTGAAACTGGGTTGGAGATTAAAATTTCTTTCCCTATTTCCTAA
- a CDS encoding type I restriction endonuclease produces the protein MDLKLKLEQLHQRVVHLKEQINTEEATKNAFVMPFIQILGYDIFNPTEVIPEHICDIGTKKGEKVDYIIKRDNEPILIIECKHWKENADAHNSQLHRYFHVSKARFGVLTNGVIYNFYTDLEQPNIMDEKPFLTINIEDLKDNAIKVLESFTKQGYHLETILDSAEALKYIKAIRKEFEKEIEQPSDELVKLLVSRFFDKPLIASRMVAFKEYAKKALAISINESISHRLKSALHINENIESKTEEQTVNSIDDNNDTPKVITTDEELEAFQIVKAILREKLTSDRIAARDTQSYFGVLLDDNNRKPLCRLHFNSANKYIELFHKGKDAGEKVLLNSLDEIYGFREQLHGAVERY, from the coding sequence ATGGATTTAAAATTAAAGCTAGAGCAGCTTCATCAAAGGGTAGTTCATTTGAAAGAACAGATTAACACCGAGGAAGCCACAAAAAATGCCTTCGTAATGCCTTTTATTCAAATTTTAGGCTACGATATTTTTAATCCAACAGAGGTTATACCCGAACATATTTGTGATATTGGCACCAAAAAGGGCGAAAAAGTAGATTACATCATTAAAAGAGATAACGAACCCATCCTCATCATCGAATGTAAGCATTGGAAAGAAAATGCAGACGCCCACAACTCTCAATTACATCGTTATTTCCATGTATCTAAAGCCCGTTTTGGTGTGCTCACAAATGGTGTGATTTATAATTTCTACACCGATTTAGAGCAACCTAATATTATGGACGAGAAGCCGTTCTTGACCATTAATATAGAAGATTTGAAAGACAATGCCATTAAAGTTTTAGAAAGCTTTACCAAACAAGGTTACCATCTGGAGACCATTTTAGATTCTGCCGAAGCGTTAAAGTACATCAAGGCCATTAGAAAAGAGTTCGAAAAAGAAATTGAACAGCCTTCTGATGAATTGGTTAAGTTATTGGTGAGCCGTTTTTTCGATAAACCTTTAATTGCCAGCAGAATGGTTGCTTTTAAAGAATATGCTAAAAAAGCACTGGCCATCTCTATTAACGAGTCTATTAGCCATCGTTTAAAATCGGCCCTACACATCAATGAAAACATTGAAAGTAAAACTGAAGAACAGACAGTTAATTCTATAGATGATAACAACGATACGCCAAAAGTAATTACCACCGACGAAGAATTAGAAGCTTTCCAAATTGTAAAGGCGATTTTGCGTGAGAAACTTACATCAGATCGCATTGCGGCTAGAGATACGCAATCTTATTTCGGAGTGTTGCTAGACGATAATAACCGTAAACCGCTTTGCCGCTTGCATTTTAATAGTGCTAATAAATACATCGAACTTTTTCATAAGGGCAAAGATGCCGGAGAAAAAGTTTTGCT
- a CDS encoding hydroxymethylglutaryl-CoA lyase, with protein MMPIKTENFNNPIKLVECPRDAMQGLHDFVPTDLKIEYLNLLLKVGFDTLDFGSFVSPKAIPQMRDTEEVLAGLDLSGTTKLLAIVANLKGVENAVKHPEITYLGFPFSISETFQQRNTNASIAQSLHTVEEILNLCEKHNKQVVVYLSMGFGNPYGDEWNTAIVSHWANELVKKGVKIISVADTVGVSTPDKIMEIFPPLVQAFPDIEFGLHLHSTPQQRLEKIEAALAAGCTRMDSALKGFGGCPMAADDLTGNISTENVISYLNSKGVQLNLDMEKWNEAMMFSGRVFH; from the coding sequence ATGATGCCTATAAAAACAGAAAACTTTAACAATCCAATTAAATTGGTAGAGTGCCCTCGTGATGCCATGCAGGGTTTACATGATTTTGTACCTACAGATCTCAAAATAGAATACTTAAACCTCTTGCTTAAAGTTGGTTTTGACACTTTAGATTTTGGTAGTTTTGTTTCGCCAAAAGCCATTCCGCAAATGCGAGATACCGAAGAAGTTTTGGCTGGTTTAGATTTGTCTGGCACTACCAAATTACTGGCTATTGTCGCTAATTTGAAAGGTGTTGAAAATGCAGTGAAACATCCGGAAATTACTTATTTAGGTTTCCCCTTTTCTATTTCGGAGACTTTTCAGCAGCGTAATACCAATGCTAGCATTGCGCAATCTTTACACACCGTAGAAGAAATACTGAACCTTTGCGAAAAGCATAATAAGCAAGTGGTAGTTTATCTTTCTATGGGTTTTGGTAATCCTTATGGCGATGAGTGGAATACAGCTATTGTTTCGCACTGGGCAAATGAATTGGTAAAAAAAGGCGTGAAAATCATTTCTGTAGCTGATACCGTTGGCGTTTCTACTCCAGATAAAATAATGGAGATCTTTCCTCCCCTAGTACAGGCTTTTCCAGATATCGAGTTCGGGTTGCATTTACACAGTACACCGCAGCAACGCCTAGAAAAAATTGAAGCTGCCCTTGCCGCAGGTTGCACCCGTATGGATAGCGCTTTAAAAGGTTTTGGCGGTTGCCCAATGGCTGCAGATGATTTAACAGGCAATATCTCTACAGAAAATGTAATTAGTTACTTAAATTCAAAAGGTGTTCAGCTGAATTTGGATATGGAAAAATGGAACGAAGCAATGATGTTTTCGGGAAGGGTTTTTCATTAA
- a CDS encoding methylglyoxal synthase, protein MTQKQLNANKTIALVAHDHRKDDLIKWAIANKDALSQHSLLATGTTGRLLEESLGLPVKKLLSGPLGGDQQIGALIAQSEIDVLIFFWDPMEAQPHDPDVKALLRVGIVWNIPMACDVATADFLISSPYMKGTYTAALTDYDAYKNRKL, encoded by the coding sequence ATGACGCAGAAGCAACTTAATGCCAACAAAACCATAGCCTTAGTAGCCCACGACCACCGCAAAGACGACCTGATTAAATGGGCTATAGCAAATAAAGATGCGCTTAGTCAACACAGCTTATTGGCCACTGGCACAACTGGTAGGTTATTAGAAGAAAGTTTAGGTTTACCAGTAAAAAAACTATTGAGTGGCCCATTAGGCGGCGACCAACAGATTGGAGCCCTAATTGCACAATCGGAAATTGATGTACTAATTTTCTTCTGGGACCCCATGGAGGCGCAACCACACGACCCAGATGTGAAAGCTTTGCTACGTGTAGGCATTGTTTGGAATATTCCGATGGCTTGCGATGTAGCTACTGCAGATTTCTTAATTTCATCGCCTTACATGAAAGGCACTTATACCGCAGCATTAACTGATTATGATGCCTATAAAAACAGAAAACTTTAA
- a CDS encoding response regulator — protein sequence MFKKVLIAEDHETINYSIQRTLEELKIPHDSRNYVYYCDDAIKRIEKAINDGEPYELLITDLSFEEDMPGQQITTGQALIAAARKIQPNLKVLIFSIENRASVAQSLFDELNIDAFVPKARRDAQDLRDAIQHTYHGKKHFSANLKKDFEEKHHQFNEFDTELVFLLSQGVPQKNIPHYLQQKNIKPSGLSSVEKRLSTIKTKLNIFSNEQLIAYCKDKKII from the coding sequence ATGTTTAAAAAAGTATTAATTGCAGAAGATCACGAAACCATCAATTACTCTATACAAAGAACATTGGAAGAGCTCAAAATACCTCACGATAGCAGAAATTATGTTTATTACTGCGACGATGCAATTAAACGTATAGAAAAAGCCATTAACGATGGCGAACCTTACGAACTGCTCATTACCGATCTGTCTTTTGAAGAAGATATGCCAGGCCAACAAATTACCACGGGGCAGGCCTTAATTGCTGCAGCAAGAAAAATACAGCCCAATTTAAAAGTCTTGATATTTTCTATCGAAAACAGAGCCTCTGTAGCGCAGTCTCTTTTTGATGAATTAAATATAGATGCATTTGTGCCGAAAGCTCGCCGAGATGCACAAGACCTTAGAGATGCCATTCAACATACTTACCACGGTAAAAAACATTTTTCGGCAAACCTCAAAAAAGACTTCGAAGAAAAGCATCATCAATTTAATGAATTTGATACCGAATTGGTTTTCTTACTCTCGCAGGGCGTACCCCAAAAAAATATTCCGCATTACCTGCAACAAAAAAATATTAAACCCTCTGGTTTAAGCAGTGTCGAAAAACGTTTAAGCACCATCAAAACCAAACTTAATATCTTTAGTAATGAGCAGCTAATTGCCTACTGTAAGGATAAGAAAATTATTTAA